One stretch of Pedobacter riviphilus DNA includes these proteins:
- a CDS encoding PQQ-dependent sugar dehydrogenase: MRAILLCLFVMLFVTACKKNGDDNDDPGTLPDVELKSKVVVSGLSFPWEMVYGPDNFIWFTEKAGKISRLNPANGQVTPLLTISEVRTNGEGGLLGMTLHPDFTSNPYVYVVYGYGSTYKAKVVRYTYNGGNLTNPQVLLDQIPAASIHNGSRLLINGGKLFISTGDAADTGNPQNVNSLAGKILRINLDGSIPADNPYPNNLVWSLGHRNAQGLTQVGNKIFSSEHGPDSDDEINIIEKGRNYGWPNVKGFCNESGEQSFCSSNNVVEPLINWTPTIAPSGLAYYNSDYIPQFKNSLLLAVLKGTKLMQLKLDDAQTKITGTKDFYVNTYGRIRAVCQSPEGKIYICTSNGSDDKIVEIAK, translated from the coding sequence ATGAGAGCAATACTACTCTGCTTATTTGTAATGTTATTCGTTACAGCTTGTAAAAAGAATGGTGATGATAATGACGATCCAGGTACTTTACCTGATGTAGAATTAAAATCAAAAGTAGTTGTATCCGGATTGAGCTTTCCCTGGGAAATGGTTTATGGACCTGATAATTTCATTTGGTTTACCGAAAAAGCAGGTAAAATTAGTCGTTTAAATCCTGCCAACGGGCAAGTAACACCTTTACTTACCATAAGCGAAGTACGTACCAATGGAGAAGGCGGCTTGCTGGGAATGACGCTACATCCTGATTTTACCAGTAATCCTTACGTTTATGTGGTTTATGGCTATGGTAGTACCTATAAAGCTAAAGTTGTACGTTATACTTACAATGGAGGAAATTTGACGAATCCACAAGTTTTATTGGATCAGATTCCTGCGGCTTCAATCCATAACGGATCGCGTTTGCTGATCAACGGCGGTAAACTATTTATCAGTACTGGCGATGCTGCTGATACTGGCAATCCTCAAAATGTTAATTCTTTAGCCGGGAAAATTTTAAGAATAAATTTAGATGGTTCTATCCCAGCTGATAACCCTTATCCAAATAATCTGGTTTGGTCTTTAGGTCATCGAAATGCGCAGGGATTGACCCAAGTAGGCAATAAAATTTTCTCTTCAGAACATGGCCCGGATTCTGATGATGAGATTAATATTATCGAGAAAGGAAGAAACTACGGATGGCCAAATGTTAAAGGTTTTTGTAATGAAAGTGGAGAGCAGTCATTTTGCAGTTCGAATAATGTGGTAGAGCCATTAATTAATTGGACACCAACCATTGCGCCAAGTGGTTTAGCCTATTACAATTCAGATTATATTCCTCAATTTAAAAATTCGTTGCTGCTGGCTGTATTAAAAGGAACTAAATTGATGCAGCTTAAATTAGACGATGCACAAACAAAAATTACAGGAACAAAAGATTTTTATGTCAATACATATGGTAGGATCAGAGCCGTTTGCCAATCGCCAGAAGGAAAAATTTATATCTGTACCAGTAATGGAAGCGACGATAAAATTGTGGAAATAGCGAAGTAG
- a CDS encoding CoA transferase subunit A — protein sequence MINKVVSGAEEAIKDISDGATLMLGGFGLCGIPENCINALVSKQVKNLTCISNNAGVDDFGIGLMLKQRQVKKMISSYVGENAEFERQLLSGELEVDLIPQGTLATRCLAAGYGMPAIFTPAGVGTEVAEGKEVRNFDGKDYLMEYAFDADFAIVKAWKGDTAGNLIFRSTSRNFNPVMAMAGKITIAEVEELVEAGELDPDYIHTPGIYVHRIFQGKDYEKRIEQRTVRTKS from the coding sequence ATGATAAATAAAGTGGTATCTGGAGCTGAAGAGGCTATCAAAGATATATCAGATGGTGCTACGCTCATGCTCGGTGGTTTCGGGCTTTGTGGCATTCCCGAGAATTGTATTAATGCTTTGGTAAGTAAGCAGGTAAAAAATTTAACCTGTATCTCTAACAATGCAGGTGTTGATGATTTTGGTATTGGTTTAATGCTGAAACAACGCCAGGTAAAAAAAATGATTTCTTCGTATGTAGGTGAAAATGCTGAATTTGAAAGGCAATTGTTGAGTGGCGAACTCGAGGTAGACCTTATCCCACAGGGCACTTTGGCCACCCGTTGTTTGGCCGCTGGATACGGTATGCCTGCAATTTTTACGCCTGCAGGTGTGGGTACCGAAGTGGCAGAAGGCAAAGAAGTACGCAATTTTGATGGCAAGGATTATTTAATGGAATATGCTTTTGATGCCGATTTCGCTATTGTTAAAGCTTGGAAAGGTGATACCGCGGGCAATTTAATCTTCAGGTCTACCAGCCGGAATTTTAATCCAGTGATGGCTATGGCAGGTAAAATAACCATTGCCGAGGTAGAAGAGTTGGTGGAAGCTGGTGAATTGGATCCGGATTATATTCATACGCCCGGTATTTATGTCCACCGGATTTTTCAGGGCAAAGACTACGAGAAAAGAATTGAACAGCGTACTGTAAGAACAAAATCGTAA
- a CDS encoding CoA transferase subunit B, whose amino-acid sequence MAFSKEEIAQRIAKEIKDGYYVNLGIGIPTLVANYIPKGINVVLQSENGLLGMGPFPFEGEEDADLINAGKQTITTLPGSSIFDSAMSFGMIRAQKVDLTILGAMEVSENGDIANWKIPGKMVKGMGGAMDLVASAKNIIVAMQHINKAGESKLLPKCTLPLTGVKCIKKIVTELAVLDILPEGGFKLLERAPGVSVEFIQQSTVGRLIIEGEIPEMRLD is encoded by the coding sequence ATGGCATTTTCAAAAGAAGAGATCGCACAGCGTATTGCTAAAGAAATAAAAGATGGATACTATGTTAATCTTGGCATTGGTATACCAACATTGGTTGCTAACTATATTCCAAAGGGAATTAATGTAGTGTTACAGTCAGAAAACGGTTTATTGGGTATGGGGCCATTTCCTTTTGAAGGAGAGGAAGATGCCGATTTAATTAATGCAGGGAAACAAACCATTACCACTTTGCCAGGATCATCTATTTTTGATTCGGCCATGAGTTTTGGGATGATCCGTGCACAAAAAGTAGATTTAACCATTCTGGGAGCCATGGAGGTGTCAGAAAATGGCGATATTGCCAACTGGAAAATTCCAGGTAAAATGGTAAAAGGAATGGGAGGAGCGATGGATTTAGTGGCATCGGCCAAAAATATTATTGTGGCGATGCAGCACATTAACAAAGCTGGAGAAAGCAAGTTATTACCGAAATGTACCTTGCCTTTAACCGGCGTAAAATGCATTAAAAAAATTGTAACTGAACTGGCTGTTTTGGATATCCTGCCAGAAGGCGGTTTTAAGCTTTTAGAACGTGCGCCCGGTGTAAGTGTGGAGTTTATACAGCAATCTACAGTTGGGAGATTAATAATAGAAGGAGAGATTCCGGAAATGAGATTGGATTAA
- a CDS encoding endonuclease MutS2: MLYPENCLERLGFVEIRQLISKHCLSPMGQTMVGKMQVMNRFDQIDKFLRQTNEFKSILQNQEPLHINTFFDIKSLVEKIRVEGTYLLEDEWFQVYTSLHTVFSVLRFFEERAEVYPTLEALFEHLPIEKNILRKIETVIDAKGKIKPNASKELQEITAAISKTEQDVRKRMDSIYKQAIANNWVADGSLTIRDGRMCIPVLAENKRKLKGFVHDESATGQTVYIEPEEVFTLNNKLRDLEFDKRREIIKILIALTDDLRPYSPLLLSYHGFLTKLDFVRAKALFAMDIEAEMPGLLKEPKTKLINARHPLLSISFAAEKKTVTPLNIHIDAETRVVLVSGPNAGGKSVCMKTVGLLQIMLQTGLLIPVDANSEVGIFENIFADIGDDQSIESDLSTYSAHLKKMRYFVEHASPKTMVLIDEFGTGTDPQFGGPMAEAVLEVLNNKKVRGVITTHYSNLKLFAGNTPGLENASMLFDNTKMKPLYVLEIGKPGSSYAFEIAQNIGLPKEVIALAKEKTGSNQNRVDTMLVDLEREKKNVYDAKVSLANQQNKAKNLVAENEKLKSFLEENRKVLIKEAKQEAQNIIKNANKLVENTIAEIKEKQADKEATKELRQNLQKELVKNTVPKERPKPVQVVVGGEIEIGDLVKFTDSETIGQVLEINRNELVLAIGDLRSTVKKNRVQKVSNREAKKVIQSSANSFAGRMNDAVSGFRAELDLRGKRTEDALFEVEKYLDKAIMLGFPSIKLIHGKGDGILRKMIREYLRKYSQVNRMEDEHADRGGDGITYVYLN; this comes from the coding sequence ATGTTATATCCCGAAAATTGTTTAGAACGTTTAGGTTTTGTCGAAATCAGGCAACTGATTAGCAAACATTGTTTGAGTCCTATGGGCCAAACGATGGTGGGAAAGATGCAGGTGATGAACCGTTTTGATCAGATTGATAAGTTTTTACGACAAACAAACGAATTTAAGAGTATCCTGCAAAATCAGGAACCTTTACATATTAATACCTTTTTTGATATTAAATCGCTGGTTGAGAAAATCAGGGTTGAAGGCACTTATCTGTTAGAGGACGAGTGGTTTCAGGTATATACTTCATTGCATACTGTTTTCTCTGTACTCCGCTTTTTTGAAGAGCGTGCAGAAGTATACCCTACGTTAGAAGCTTTATTTGAGCACTTGCCGATTGAAAAAAATATCCTTCGTAAGATAGAAACGGTAATTGACGCCAAAGGAAAGATTAAGCCCAATGCATCGAAAGAATTGCAGGAGATTACCGCTGCGATTTCGAAAACGGAGCAAGACGTGCGCAAGCGTATGGACTCGATCTACAAGCAAGCTATTGCTAATAATTGGGTTGCAGACGGTAGTTTAACCATTCGTGATGGCCGGATGTGTATCCCAGTTTTGGCCGAGAATAAACGTAAGCTAAAAGGCTTTGTACACGACGAATCGGCTACGGGGCAAACCGTTTATATTGAGCCGGAGGAAGTTTTTACTTTAAATAATAAGTTACGCGATTTAGAATTTGATAAACGCCGTGAAATTATCAAGATTTTAATTGCTTTAACAGATGACTTGCGGCCATATTCGCCATTATTGCTTTCTTACCATGGTTTCCTTACGAAACTGGATTTTGTTCGTGCTAAGGCTTTATTTGCAATGGATATCGAAGCTGAAATGCCAGGTTTGTTAAAAGAGCCTAAAACCAAGCTGATTAATGCAAGGCACCCTTTGTTATCAATCTCATTTGCAGCAGAAAAGAAGACTGTTACCCCTTTAAATATTCATATAGATGCCGAAACTCGCGTAGTGCTGGTATCAGGACCAAATGCGGGCGGTAAATCGGTTTGTATGAAAACAGTTGGCCTTTTGCAGATTATGTTACAAACCGGACTGTTAATTCCGGTTGATGCTAATAGTGAAGTGGGGATTTTTGAAAACATTTTTGCCGATATCGGTGATGATCAATCGATTGAAAGTGATTTAAGTACTTACAGTGCACACTTGAAGAAGATGCGGTATTTTGTAGAGCATGCCTCACCGAAAACGATGGTGCTGATTGATGAATTTGGTACCGGTACCGATCCACAGTTTGGCGGGCCAATGGCCGAAGCTGTTTTGGAGGTATTGAACAATAAAAAGGTAAGGGGGGTAATTACTACCCACTATTCTAATTTAAAGCTTTTTGCGGGTAATACGCCTGGTTTGGAAAATGCATCAATGCTTTTTGATAATACCAAAATGAAACCGCTTTATGTTTTAGAAATTGGTAAACCTGGCAGTTCTTATGCATTCGAAATTGCACAGAACATTGGTTTACCAAAAGAAGTAATTGCACTGGCTAAAGAAAAAACAGGTTCTAACCAGAATAGGGTAGATACCATGCTTGTTGATCTGGAGCGCGAAAAGAAAAACGTTTACGATGCCAAAGTAAGCCTGGCCAATCAACAGAACAAGGCTAAAAACCTGGTTGCCGAAAATGAAAAGTTAAAAAGCTTTTTAGAAGAGAATAGAAAGGTATTGATTAAAGAGGCAAAACAAGAGGCACAGAATATTATTAAAAATGCCAATAAACTGGTAGAAAATACCATTGCCGAGATTAAGGAAAAACAAGCTGATAAGGAAGCAACTAAAGAACTTCGCCAGAATTTGCAAAAAGAACTGGTTAAAAATACTGTTCCTAAAGAGCGCCCTAAACCAGTGCAGGTAGTTGTTGGCGGTGAGATTGAAATTGGCGATTTAGTGAAATTTACCGATAGTGAAACCATTGGTCAGGTTTTAGAAATTAACCGCAATGAACTGGTTTTGGCTATTGGCGATTTACGATCAACGGTTAAAAAGAACCGTGTACAAAAGGTGAGTAACCGTGAAGCTAAAAAGGTAATTCAAAGCAGTGCAAATTCTTTTGCAGGGCGGATGAATGATGCCGTATCTGGTTTTAGGGCAGAACTTGATCTCCGTGGGAAACGCACGGAAGATGCCCTCTTTGAAGTAGAGAAATATTTAGATAAAGCCATTATGCTTGGTTTTCCATCTATTAAACTGATTCATGGTAAGGGGGATGGAATTTTGAGAAAAATGATCAGGGAATATCTACGCAAATATAGTCAAGTAAATAGGATGGAAGATGAACATGCTGATAGGGGTGGAGATGGCATTACCTATGTATATTTGAATTGA
- a CDS encoding DUF4260 domain-containing protein: protein MKKIIAIEEIGMFLLAIFAFSKLSFHWWVFPALLLVPDLSMLGYVAGPKVGAWFYNVFHHKTIAIVIFLIGFYDQLPILQLSGIILFAHSCMDRALGYGLKYSDAFNHTHLGLIGKNK, encoded by the coding sequence ATGAAGAAAATTATTGCAATTGAAGAAATAGGCATGTTTTTGCTAGCAATATTTGCCTTTTCTAAACTATCGTTTCATTGGTGGGTATTTCCGGCACTTTTGCTTGTGCCGGATTTAAGTATGTTAGGATACGTTGCAGGCCCGAAAGTAGGTGCATGGTTTTATAACGTGTTTCATCATAAGACGATAGCGATAGTAATTTTCTTGATCGGATTTTATGATCAGTTACCCATATTACAGTTATCTGGCATCATCTTGTTTGCCCATTCTTGTATGGATAGGGCACTTGGCTATGGTTTAAAATATAGCGATGCATTTAATCACACACATTTAGGCTTAATCGGAAAAAATAAATAA